One genomic segment of Brachyhypopomus gauderio isolate BG-103 chromosome 19, BGAUD_0.2, whole genome shotgun sequence includes these proteins:
- the LOC143483403 gene encoding tripartite motif-containing protein 16-like, with product MSGVVDTAGGSGNYAFFGYVECGPCTGQKQKAVKSCLVCLDSYCPAHFQLHEELHCGKRHKVMNATGFLEDKICPQHEKLLEVFCCTDQQCICLMCTMEDHRGHSIVSAAAERTEKQSQMGGPKMKSQQRIMEREKELNDLRRVVDIHKRSAQTALNDSEKVFGEMISSIQSRRAEVQDVIQAQEKVAVSRAECFLKQLEEEVAELRRRDEELRQLSLTEDHIHFLQRYVFLAAPPGSSDLPNITISSVSSFEDINKSLNDLKKQLEESCKQNMEKITYKVKQIQILTPMTREEVLQYYCDLTLDPNTAYRRLALSEGNKMVMNHDRDLPYPEHPERFDWPQVLCRETVCGRCYWEVEWGGVNGVNVAVTYKGIRRKGGHNECWFGCSEQSWRLYCSPFRYAFRHHSRETYIPKPDNSTRVGMFVDYDAGSLSFYSITDKMKLLYKVQTGFTEPLYPGFTVWPGSKMTLCPPAKLP from the exons ATGTCAGGTGTGGTGGACACCGCGGGGGGCAGTGGGAATTACGCGTTCTTCGGCTATGTGGAGTGTGGACCCTGCACAGGGCAGAAGCAGAAAGCCGTGAAGTCCTGCCTGGTGTGTCTGGACTCCTACTGTCCTGCACACTTCCAGCTGCACGAGGAGCTGCACTGCGGGAAGAGGCACAAGGTGATGAATGCCACTGGATTCCTGGAGGACAAGATCTGTCCTCAGCATGAGAAGCTGCTGGAGGTTTTCTGCTGCACAGACCAGCAGTGCATCTGCCTGATGTGCACCATGGAGGATCACCGGGGCCATTCCATCGTCTCCGCCGCAGCAGAGAGAACGGAGAAGCAG AGCCAGATGGGGGGGCCAAAGATGAAATCACAGCAGCGTatcatggagagagagaaagagcttaATGACCTGCGTAGAGTTGTGGACATTCACAAG CGCTCTGCTCAGACTGCCCTGAACGACAGTGAGAAGGTCTTCGGGGAGATGATCTCCTCCATCCAGAGCAGACGCGCGGAGGTGCAGGATGTGATCCAAGCTCAAGAGAAGGTGGCCGTGAGCCGGGCCGAGTGCttcctgaagcagctggaggaggaggttgCCGAGTTACGGAGGAGAGACGAGGAGCTTCGCCAGCTGTCGCTGACGGAGGACCACATCCACTTCCTGCAG CGTTATGTGTTTCTTGCGGCTCCACCTGGATCTTCAGACTTGCCCAACATCACTATCAGTTCTGTCTCCTCATTTGAAGATATAAACAAATCTCTCAATGACTTGAAAAAGCAATTGGAAGAGTCCTGTAAACAGAACATGGAGAAGATAACatacaaag TGAAGCAAATTCAGATCCTCACACCAATGACAAGGGAGGAGGTCCTGCAGT ACTACTGTGACCTAACATTGGACCCCAACACAGCATACAGACGCCTCGCTCTCTCCGAAGGCAACAAGATGGTGATGAACCACGATCGGGACCTCCCGTACCCAGAACACCCAGAGCGCTTTGACTGGCCGCAGGTGCTGTGCAGggagactgtgtgtggccgCTGCTACTGGGAGGTTGAGTGGGGGGGCGTGAACGGCGTGAACGTGGCCGTGACCTATAAAGGCATTCGCAGGAAAGGGGGACACAACGAGTGCTGGTTCGGCTGCAGCGAGCAATCCTGGAGACTCTACTGCTCACCTTTCCGCTATGCCTTCAGACACCACAGCAGGGAGACCTACATCCCCAAACCTGACAACTCCACCAGAGTGGGCATGTTCGTGGATTACGATGCAGGATCTCTCTCCTTCTACAGCATCACTGATAAAATGAAGCTTCTCTACAAAGTGCAGACTGGATTCACCGAGCCGCTCTATCCCGGCTTCACTGTGTGGCCAGGATCCAAAATGACCCTCTGTCCTCCTGCAAAGCTTCCATAG